A single region of the Halorussus salinus genome encodes:
- the glpA gene encoding anaerobic glycerol-3-phosphate dehydrogenase subunit GlpA → MTATTDVLVVGGGSTGTGIARDLAMRGVDVTLVEKGNLTHGTTGRMHGLLHSGGRYAVSDRASAEECIEENRVLRDIASHCVEETGGQFVQLEGDPDEYFEEKLEGCRECGIPAEVLSAEEAREEEPYLTKDVKRAIRVPDGAIDPFRLCVANAISAENHGGRIETHAEVVDLLGDSDRVTGVKVRHDSGPGKRTHGKAGETEEIRADYVVNATGAWAGQIGEMAGVDIEVRPSKGVMVVMNCRQVDTVINRCRPKGDADIVVPHETTAILGTTDEEVADPEDYPEERWEVDLMIDELKRLVPILEEARTVRSFWGVRPLYEPPEVGSADPTDITRDYFLLDHEDRDDLRGLTSIVGGKFTTYRMMAEEISDHVCEQLGVSAACRTADVPLPGSEDESVLDAGMDRFGLRSPVARRSAQRLGSRADDVLSSADPNPVVCDCEAVTRAEVRDAIDQSGTDLNAVRIRTRASMGNCQGGFCCHRMASELHPEFDEPKAYAALDELFEERWKGERHALWGEQLSQAALNYALHATTMNRDRDPVADGQRDEETESFDFDAFDAGESGASSRADTDTADATGVTDGGRHGD, encoded by the coding sequence ATGACAGCTACTACGGACGTTCTCGTCGTCGGCGGGGGTTCCACGGGCACCGGCATCGCACGGGACTTGGCGATGCGAGGAGTGGACGTGACGCTCGTCGAGAAGGGGAACTTGACCCACGGGACGACCGGGCGGATGCACGGACTCCTCCACAGCGGCGGTCGCTACGCGGTCTCGGACCGAGCGAGCGCCGAGGAGTGCATCGAGGAGAACCGCGTCCTTCGGGACATCGCGAGCCACTGCGTCGAGGAGACCGGCGGCCAGTTCGTCCAGTTGGAGGGCGACCCCGACGAGTACTTCGAAGAGAAGTTGGAGGGGTGTCGGGAGTGTGGCATCCCCGCGGAAGTCCTCAGCGCCGAGGAGGCCCGCGAGGAGGAACCCTACCTGACCAAGGACGTGAAGCGCGCAATTCGGGTCCCGGACGGCGCTATCGACCCGTTTCGACTCTGCGTGGCCAACGCCATCAGTGCCGAAAACCACGGCGGACGCATCGAGACCCACGCCGAGGTCGTGGACCTGCTGGGCGATTCGGACCGCGTGACCGGCGTAAAAGTCCGCCACGACAGCGGTCCCGGCAAGCGCACCCACGGGAAGGCGGGGGAGACCGAAGAGATTCGCGCCGACTACGTCGTCAACGCGACCGGCGCGTGGGCCGGGCAGATCGGCGAGATGGCGGGCGTGGACATCGAGGTCCGACCCTCTAAGGGCGTAATGGTCGTGATGAACTGCCGCCAAGTGGACACCGTTATCAACCGATGCAGGCCGAAGGGCGACGCCGACATCGTGGTGCCCCACGAGACGACGGCCATCCTCGGCACGACCGACGAGGAGGTCGCCGACCCCGAGGACTACCCCGAGGAGCGATGGGAAGTGGACTTGATGATAGACGAGTTGAAGCGACTGGTCCCCATCCTCGAAGAGGCCCGGACGGTCCGGTCGTTCTGGGGCGTCCGGCCGCTGTACGAACCGCCGGAGGTCGGCAGTGCCGACCCGACAGACATCACCCGCGATTACTTCCTGCTGGACCACGAGGACCGCGACGACCTGCGCGGACTCACTTCCATCGTCGGCGGAAAGTTCACCACCTACCGGATGATGGCCGAGGAGATAAGCGACCACGTCTGCGAGCAGTTGGGCGTCTCCGCGGCGTGTCGTACCGCCGACGTGCCCCTGCCCGGAAGCGAGGACGAGTCGGTCTTGGACGCCGGGATGGACCGCTTCGGCCTGCGCTCGCCGGTCGCGCGCCGGAGCGCCCAACGTCTCGGGTCGAGGGCCGACGACGTGCTGTCGTCGGCAGACCCGAACCCGGTCGTCTGTGACTGCGAGGCCGTCACCCGCGCGGAAGTGCGGGACGCCATCGACCAGTCGGGCACCGACCTCAACGCGGTCCGCATCCGGACCCGCGCCTCGATGGGCAACTGTCAGGGCGGGTTCTGCTGTCACCGGATGGCCAGCGAACTCCACCCCGAGTTCGACGAACCGAAGGCCTACGCCGCGCTCGACGAACTGTTCGAGGAGCGCTGGAAGGGCGAGCGCCACGCCCTCTGGGGCGAACAGCTCTCGCAGGCCGCGCTGAACTACGCGCTCCACGCGACGACGATGAACCGGGACCGCGACCCGGTGGCCGACGGCCAGCGCGACGAGGAGACCGAATCGTTCGACTTCGACGCGTTCGACGCGGGCGAGTCGGGCGCATCGAGTCGGGCGGACACCGACACCGCGGACGCCACGGGCGTCACCGACGGAGGGCGACATGGCGATTGA
- the glpK gene encoding glycerol kinase GlpK — protein sequence MTQETYVGAIDQGTTGTRFMVFDHGGQVVANSYETHEQMYPEPGWVEHDPVEIWENTKSVVRSALEDAGLTADQLAAIGVTNQRETTLLWDRDTGKSVHNAIVWQDRRTTDRVEELEEQGKVDEIRAKTGLEADAYFSATKAEWLLDNADPIKTQRARPADLKSRAAEGEIMFGTIDSWLIYNLTGNHITDVTNASRTMLFDIHEMDWDDDLLREFDVPEECLPEVRPSSDEDYYGTTDPDGFLGAEVPVAGALGDQQAALFGQTCFDAGDAKNTYGTGSFFLMNTGNEAVDSDHGLLTTVGFQRSGEPVQYALEGAIFVTGAAIEWLEDMTLIEDAAESETLARSVDSTDGVYVVPAFTGLGAPHWDQRARGTIVGMTRGTRREHVVRATLESIAYQTRDVAEAMVADSDIEMESLKVDGGAVKNNFLCQLQSDIIGTEIARPEVDETTALGSAYAAGLAVGYWDDPDELRKNWRVDREFEPEMNRDEADEMYERWDDAVERATDWARDGGET from the coding sequence ATGACTCAGGAAACATACGTCGGCGCGATAGATCAGGGGACGACCGGTACTCGGTTCATGGTCTTCGACCACGGCGGCCAAGTCGTCGCCAACTCCTACGAGACGCACGAACAGATGTACCCCGAACCCGGCTGGGTCGAACACGACCCGGTCGAAATCTGGGAGAACACCAAGTCGGTCGTCCGGTCGGCGCTCGAAGACGCCGGACTGACCGCGGACCAACTCGCGGCCATCGGCGTGACCAACCAGCGCGAGACGACGCTGCTGTGGGACCGGGACACCGGCAAATCGGTCCACAACGCCATCGTCTGGCAGGACCGACGGACGACCGACCGGGTCGAGGAGCTAGAAGAACAAGGAAAGGTAGACGAAATCCGAGCCAAGACCGGTCTCGAAGCCGACGCCTACTTCTCGGCGACCAAAGCCGAGTGGTTGCTGGACAACGCCGACCCCATCAAGACCCAGCGCGCTCGTCCGGCCGACCTGAAGTCGCGGGCGGCCGAGGGCGAAATCATGTTCGGCACCATCGACTCGTGGCTCATCTACAATCTCACCGGGAACCACATCACCGACGTTACCAACGCCTCCCGGACGATGCTGTTCGACATCCACGAGATGGACTGGGACGACGACCTCCTGCGGGAGTTCGACGTACCCGAGGAGTGCCTGCCGGAGGTCCGGCCCTCCAGCGACGAGGACTACTACGGCACGACCGACCCCGACGGGTTCCTCGGCGCGGAGGTTCCGGTCGCGGGCGCGCTCGGCGACCAGCAGGCCGCGCTGTTCGGCCAGACCTGCTTCGACGCGGGCGACGCGAAGAACACCTACGGCACGGGGAGTTTCTTCCTGATGAACACGGGCAACGAGGCGGTGGACAGCGACCACGGCCTGCTCACGACGGTCGGGTTCCAGCGCTCGGGCGAACCCGTCCAGTACGCCCTCGAAGGAGCCATCTTCGTCACGGGCGCGGCCATCGAGTGGCTCGAAGACATGACGCTCATCGAGGACGCCGCCGAGTCCGAGACGCTGGCCCGGAGCGTCGATTCGACCGACGGCGTCTACGTCGTCCCGGCGTTCACCGGTCTCGGCGCACCCCACTGGGACCAGCGCGCTCGGGGCACCATCGTCGGGATGACCCGCGGGACGCGACGCGAACACGTCGTGCGCGCGACGCTCGAATCCATCGCCTACCAGACCCGCGACGTGGCCGAGGCGATGGTCGCCGACAGCGACATCGAGATGGAGAGCCTGAAGGTGGACGGCGGTGCCGTCAAGAACAACTTCCTCTGTCAGCTCCAGTCCGACATCATCGGCACCGAAATCGCCCGCCCCGAGGTGGACGAGACGACCGCGCTCGGCTCGGCCTACGCGGCGGGACTCGCGGTCGGCTACTGGGACGACCCCGACGAACTCCGCAAGAACTGGCGCGTGGACCGCGAGTTCGAACCGGAGATGAACCGCGACGAGGCCGACGAGATGTACGAGCGGTGGGACGACGCCGTCGAGCGCGCGACCGACTGGGCGCGCGACGGGGGGGAAACGTAA
- a CDS encoding ArsR/SmtB family transcription factor, producing MTDTTDRLRRLLADDLGECRDADVDRRLSELDSLADDAFADDPARPVFAVLGDETRYRLARALATADDELCVCELEPLVDVSESAVSHALSDLVDAGLASRRKDGNWRYYDATDLAAELLAVADAEEGDT from the coding sequence ATGACGGACACGACGGACCGACTCCGCCGCCTCCTCGCCGACGACCTCGGCGAGTGTCGCGACGCGGACGTGGACCGACGGCTCTCGGAACTCGATTCGCTCGCCGACGACGCATTCGCGGACGACCCGGCCCGACCGGTGTTCGCCGTCCTCGGCGACGAGACGCGCTACCGACTCGCCCGCGCCCTCGCCACCGCGGACGACGAACTCTGCGTCTGTGAACTCGAACCGCTGGTGGACGTGAGTGAGAGCGCGGTCAGTCACGCGCTCTCGGACCTCGTGGACGCCGGACTCGCCAGTCGCCGGAAAGACGGTAACTGGCGCTACTACGACGCGACCGACCTCGCCGCGGAACTGCTGGCGGTCGCCGACGCCGAGGAGGGCGATACATGA
- the arsB gene encoding ACR3 family arsenite efflux transporter, producing MSDDIGLLDRYLTVWIGLAMLAGVGLGYAVPGVADLLNAVTFNGTSLPIAVGLFVMIYPIMAEIDYGRIPKVTRTARKEIGLTLAFNWLVAPFVMYGLAVFFLGGHPEFVTGLIIVGIAPCIAMVLVWNELAAGNQEMCAVCVGVNSLLQIVLFVPYAFVFLTVFRGTGVDVSVSLIAQTVLVFLGLPLLLGYLTQQVAFRTVGEAAYYERIVPRISPLGLLGLLFTVVVMFALKGEYIVNNPEQIGLIAVPLFVFFAGMWALAYGASAALGFSYAEGISVAFTASSNNFELAIAVAVAVFGITSNVALATVVGPLIEVPVMLALVRVALATRDRLFPEAQGLGDVAYSD from the coding sequence ATGAGCGACGACATCGGCCTCCTCGACCGGTATCTCACGGTCTGGATTGGACTGGCGATGCTGGCGGGCGTCGGCCTCGGCTACGCGGTGCCGGGCGTCGCGGACCTCCTGAACGCGGTGACGTTCAACGGGACGAGTCTCCCCATCGCCGTCGGCCTCTTCGTGATGATCTACCCCATCATGGCCGAAATCGACTACGGGCGCATCCCGAAGGTGACCCGAACCGCCCGGAAGGAGATCGGACTGACGCTCGCGTTCAACTGGCTCGTCGCGCCGTTCGTGATGTACGGCCTCGCGGTCTTCTTTCTCGGTGGCCACCCCGAGTTCGTCACCGGTCTCATCATCGTCGGCATCGCGCCGTGTATCGCCATGGTGTTGGTCTGGAACGAACTCGCGGCCGGGAACCAAGAGATGTGTGCGGTCTGCGTCGGGGTCAACAGCCTCCTGCAAATCGTGCTGTTCGTCCCCTACGCCTTCGTGTTCCTGACCGTCTTCCGCGGGACCGGAGTGGACGTTTCCGTCTCGCTCATCGCCCAGACCGTGCTGGTCTTCCTCGGCCTGCCGCTCCTGCTGGGCTATCTCACCCAGCAGGTCGCGTTCCGAACCGTGGGCGAAGCGGCCTACTACGAGCGTATCGTCCCGCGCATCAGTCCGCTCGGACTGCTCGGCCTGCTGTTCACCGTCGTTGTGATGTTCGCGCTCAAAGGCGAGTACATCGTGAACAACCCCGAACAGATCGGTCTCATCGCGGTGCCGCTGTTCGTCTTCTTCGCCGGGATGTGGGCGCTCGCGTACGGCGCGTCCGCCGCGCTCGGGTTCAGCTACGCCGAGGGAATCAGTGTCGCGTTCACGGCCTCCTCGAACAACTTCGAGTTGGCTATCGCGGTCGCCGTCGCGGTGTTCGGCATCACGAGCAACGTCGCGCTCGCCACGGTCGTCGGGCCGCTCATCGAGGTCCCGGTGATGCTCGCGCTCGTCCGCGTCGCGCTGGCGACGCGGGACCGACTCTTCCCTGAAGCACAGGGACTAGGCGACGTGGCCTACTCGGACTGA
- a CDS encoding HAD-IIB family hydrolase translates to MVPPLVLDIDGTMTRPDDSVDPRFFDVLPEWDAPVVLATGKAFPYPVALCHFMYVEQNVIAENGGVVLSGEELTTNGDGEAARRVAEEYVAAGHDLGWGSADLTNRWRETEIAVARDQPLGPLEELAAEHGLEVVDTGFAYHVKSPSIEKGIGLKSVARLLDRDPDEFVAIGDSENDVSTFGVAGESYAVANADAKAQRAADVVLDESYSEGTLRVLDDLRERA, encoded by the coding sequence ATGGTTCCGCCGCTCGTCCTCGACATCGACGGCACGATGACCCGGCCCGACGACTCCGTAGACCCGCGATTCTTCGACGTGCTTCCCGAGTGGGACGCGCCGGTCGTCCTCGCCACCGGGAAGGCGTTTCCCTACCCTGTGGCGCTCTGTCACTTCATGTACGTCGAGCAGAACGTCATCGCCGAGAACGGCGGCGTCGTCCTCTCGGGCGAGGAGCTAACGACGAACGGCGACGGCGAGGCCGCGCGCCGGGTCGCCGAGGAGTACGTCGCAGCGGGCCACGACCTCGGGTGGGGTTCGGCCGACCTCACGAACCGGTGGCGAGAGACCGAAATTGCGGTCGCCCGCGACCAACCGCTCGGGCCGCTCGAAGAACTCGCGGCCGAACACGGGCTGGAGGTCGTGGACACGGGCTTCGCGTACCACGTCAAGTCGCCCAGCATCGAGAAGGGCATCGGCCTGAAGTCGGTCGCGAGGCTCCTCGACCGCGACCCCGACGAGTTCGTAGCCATCGGCGATTCGGAGAACGACGTGTCCACCTTCGGCGTCGCTGGCGAGTCCTACGCGGTCGCCAACGCCGACGCCAAGGCCCAACGCGCCGCGGACGTGGTACTGGACGAGTCGTACTCCGAGGGCACGCTCCGCGTGCTGGACGACCTTCGAGAGCGCGCCTGA
- the cutA gene encoding divalent-cation tolerance protein CutA: MPTVYITAPPEAESQIAETLVEERLAACVNSVSCSSVYRWEGEVHRDDEVLLLAKTTDAGYDRLEARVKELHPYDVPCIERFEEGDVLDSFAAWRDEEVASAGPYSDGE; this comes from the coding sequence ATGCCGACCGTCTACATCACGGCACCACCCGAAGCGGAATCGCAAATCGCCGAAACGCTCGTCGAGGAGCGCCTCGCGGCCTGCGTCAACAGCGTCTCCTGCTCGTCGGTCTACCGGTGGGAAGGCGAGGTCCACCGGGACGACGAGGTACTCCTGTTGGCCAAGACCACCGACGCGGGCTACGACCGACTCGAAGCGCGGGTCAAGGAGCTACACCCCTACGACGTGCCCTGCATCGAGCGGTTCGAGGAGGGCGACGTGCTGGACTCGTTCGCGGCGTGGCGCGACGAGGAGGTCGCTTCCGCGGGACCGTATTCGGACGGTGAGTAA
- the pyrB gene encoding aspartate carbamoyltransferase, which yields MRDDHLITAKQLSREDVESVLDRAAEFDADPAAFGDRHEESILGLCFFEPSTRTKMSFETAIKRLGGDTVDMGTVESSSVKKGESLADTARVIEGYADALVLRHPSQGAAKMVEEFVDVPLLNAGDGAGHHPTQTLLDLYTIRENAGLDDLTIGIMGDLKYGRTVHSLAHALTNFDADQHFISPESLQLPRSVRYDLHEEGAMVREHTELDEILPSLDVLYVTRIQRERFPDENEYQEIAGEYGIDLDTLEPAKDDLTVMHPLPRVDEIAPEVDDTDYATYFEQAHNGVPVRMALLDQMLEGGQ from the coding sequence ATGCGGGACGACCACCTCATAACTGCGAAACAGCTCTCTCGGGAGGACGTAGAGTCGGTCCTCGACCGGGCGGCGGAGTTCGACGCCGACCCCGCCGCGTTCGGGGACCGCCACGAGGAGTCGATACTGGGACTGTGCTTCTTCGAGCCGAGTACCCGGACGAAGATGAGCTTCGAGACCGCCATCAAGCGCCTCGGGGGCGACACGGTGGACATGGGCACCGTCGAGTCCTCGTCGGTCAAGAAGGGCGAGAGTCTGGCCGACACCGCCCGCGTCATCGAGGGGTACGCCGACGCGCTCGTGTTGCGCCATCCGAGTCAGGGCGCGGCCAAGATGGTCGAGGAGTTCGTGGACGTGCCCCTGCTCAACGCGGGCGACGGCGCGGGCCACCACCCGACCCAGACCCTGCTCGACCTCTACACGATTCGGGAGAACGCCGGGCTGGACGACTTGACCATCGGCATCATGGGCGACTTGAAGTACGGCCGCACCGTCCACTCGCTGGCTCACGCGCTGACGAACTTCGACGCCGACCAGCACTTCATCAGCCCCGAGAGTCTGCAACTGCCCCGGAGCGTGCGCTACGACCTCCACGAGGAGGGCGCGATGGTCCGGGAACACACGGAACTGGACGAGATTCTGCCCTCGCTCGACGTGCTCTATGTCACGCGCATCCAGCGCGAGCGGTTCCCCGACGAGAACGAGTATCAGGAGATAGCGGGCGAGTACGGCATCGACCTCGACACGCTCGAACCGGCGAAAGACGACCTGACCGTGATGCATCCGCTCCCCCGCGTGGACGAAATCGCGCCCGAGGTGGACGACACCGACTACGCGACCTACTTCGAGCAGGCTCACAACGGCGTGCCGGTCAGGATGGCACTCCTCGACCAGATGCTGGAGGGAGGACAATGA
- the pyrI gene encoding aspartate carbamoyltransferase regulatory subunit, whose amino-acid sequence MSDHQLRVSKIPKGTVIDHIRAGQALNVLAILGIDGESGDAVSVGMNVPSDRMGHKDIVKVEGRELSQDEVDVLSLIAPEATINIIREYEVAEKQYLERPERVVGVLSCPNHNCITNQNEPVETKFDVLDDGVRCEYCETIVREDLAAHIAVE is encoded by the coding sequence ATGAGCGACCACCAACTCCGCGTCAGCAAGATTCCGAAGGGGACCGTCATCGACCACATCCGCGCCGGGCAGGCGCTCAACGTCCTCGCCATCCTCGGCATCGACGGCGAGTCGGGCGACGCCGTCAGCGTCGGGATGAACGTCCCGAGCGACCGGATGGGCCACAAGGACATCGTGAAAGTCGAGGGCCGCGAGTTGAGCCAAGACGAGGTGGACGTGCTGTCGCTCATCGCGCCCGAGGCGACCATCAACATCATCCGGGAGTACGAAGTCGCCGAGAAGCAGTATCTCGAACGCCCCGAGCGCGTGGTCGGCGTCCTCTCCTGTCCGAACCACAACTGCATCACGAACCAGAACGAGCCGGTCGAGACGAAGTTCGACGTGTTGGACGACGGCGTGCGCTGTGAGTACTGCGAGACCATCGTCCGCGAGGACCTCGCGGCTCACATCGCCGTCGAGTAG
- a CDS encoding HalOD1 output domain-containing protein yields the protein MSDETLLPTDGRLDYDETNDCYTTTYDPSEESPSEVTVNAVAAVEECDPSEMEPLQHSVDAEAVDDLFARTPGGRVRESGRVEFRLADHRVVVEADGDVEIHPRT from the coding sequence ATGAGCGACGAAACACTGTTACCGACCGACGGAAGACTCGACTACGACGAGACGAACGACTGCTACACGACGACGTACGACCCGAGCGAGGAGTCGCCGAGCGAAGTGACGGTAAACGCCGTCGCCGCCGTCGAGGAGTGCGACCCCTCGGAGATGGAACCCCTACAGCACTCGGTGGACGCCGAGGCGGTGGACGACCTCTTCGCGCGGACGCCCGGCGGGCGCGTCCGCGAGTCGGGGCGCGTCGAGTTCCGACTGGCCGACCACCGGGTCGTGGTCGAGGCGGACGGGGACGTGGAGATTCACCCTCGGACGTGA
- a CDS encoding NUDIX domain-containing protein: MTTVDDLWYLATRANQRAEQAHHRLTDGYDDFLERRHSRRVSRSRFRTLAERIAEFGAPYGAHSVVYRPSGELLLVWHAGVDMWVVPGGEPDPDESFRRAAERELAEEAGVEASYDGLAMNVRVEVQCDDYATWGVLPLFEARVEDDVTPEPEDPDGEVTDADWFRDLPENTRDREDLRAWREFALE; the protein is encoded by the coding sequence ATGACCACAGTTGACGACCTGTGGTATCTCGCCACCCGAGCGAACCAGCGCGCCGAACAGGCCCACCATCGCCTGACCGACGGCTACGACGACTTCCTCGAACGCCGCCACAGTCGCCGGGTCTCGCGCTCGCGGTTCCGCACGCTCGCGGAGCGAATCGCGGAGTTCGGCGCGCCCTACGGCGCACACTCGGTCGTCTACCGACCGTCGGGCGAACTCCTGTTGGTCTGGCACGCGGGCGTGGACATGTGGGTCGTCCCCGGCGGGGAACCCGACCCCGACGAGTCGTTTCGGCGGGCCGCCGAGCGCGAACTCGCCGAGGAGGCTGGCGTCGAAGCCAGTTACGACGGACTGGCGATGAACGTCCGGGTCGAGGTCCAGTGCGACGACTACGCGACGTGGGGCGTCCTCCCCCTGTTCGAGGCCCGCGTCGAGGACGACGTGACGCCGGAACCGGAAGACCCCGACGGCGAGGTCACTGACGCCGACTGGTTCCGGGACCTGCCCGAGAACACCCGCGACCGCGAGGACCTGCGGGCGTGGCGCGAGTTCGCGCTGGAGTAA
- a CDS encoding alpha/beta hydrolase — MTRLDRRNVLTAVGTGLTALLAGCQGAGDATDTTASTETSTPATTTPSETTTTDETTSDASDPEELRRRAKEFVGLLADGSFEEAHGRFDANMADQLSVQQLQQVWSGLKSQIGSFSTLTALEVGSENGYDVVTGIAEFDRGRREVILYFGGDAIAGFRIQRVTEEWTSPAYADQSSFTERSVSLSATDACTLEGTLTLPNGVERAPGVLLVHGSGPIDRDGTFGPNKVYKDLAWGLASRGVAVLRYDKRTAACDVNLAEITIDEVVTNDALTAVEELRKTDLVTDDDVVVAGHSLGGTLAPRIAARDGNLAGVVMLAPLARSASDAIIDQNRYLAELDGTVTDAEEEQLNRSRRIAEQIRSLDFPDDEVVHLGGDEYWRTLAEYDHLQTASDLAIPRLLLFGERDYQVTVEEDLPRWRDALDGESNATLRRYDRLNHLFMPGSGKPNAEEYFERNHVAERVVTDFAAFVGDATGVEVGVGGTATTGADSTGTTTE, encoded by the coding sequence ATGACACGACTCGACCGACGCAACGTCCTGACCGCTGTCGGCACGGGCCTGACCGCACTGCTGGCTGGCTGTCAGGGCGCTGGCGACGCCACCGACACGACTGCATCGACCGAGACCTCCACCCCCGCGACGACTACACCGTCCGAGACCACGACGACCGACGAGACGACCAGCGACGCCTCCGACCCCGAGGAGCTACGACGCCGGGCGAAGGAGTTCGTGGGCCTCCTCGCCGACGGCTCCTTCGAGGAGGCCCACGGTCGGTTCGACGCGAACATGGCCGACCAGCTTTCCGTCCAGCAACTCCAGCAGGTCTGGTCCGGGCTGAAGTCCCAAATCGGTAGCTTCAGCACGCTCACGGCCCTAGAGGTTGGGTCGGAGAATGGCTACGATGTCGTGACCGGAATCGCGGAGTTCGACCGCGGCCGCCGAGAGGTCATCCTGTATTTCGGCGGCGACGCCATCGCCGGGTTCCGGATTCAGCGCGTGACCGAGGAGTGGACCTCGCCCGCGTACGCCGACCAGTCGTCGTTCACCGAGCGGTCGGTTTCGCTCTCCGCGACCGACGCCTGCACGCTGGAGGGGACCCTGACCCTGCCGAACGGCGTCGAGCGCGCGCCGGGCGTCCTCCTCGTCCACGGGTCTGGTCCGATAGACCGCGACGGCACTTTCGGCCCGAACAAGGTCTACAAGGACCTCGCGTGGGGGCTGGCCTCCCGCGGCGTGGCGGTCCTCCGCTACGACAAGCGCACCGCCGCCTGCGACGTAAACCTCGCGGAGATAACCATCGACGAGGTGGTGACCAACGACGCACTCACCGCCGTCGAGGAGCTTCGCAAGACCGACCTCGTGACGGACGACGACGTGGTGGTCGCGGGCCACAGCCTCGGGGGAACCCTCGCACCGCGCATCGCCGCCCGCGACGGGAACCTCGCTGGCGTCGTCATGCTTGCGCCGCTGGCCCGGTCGGCGAGCGACGCTATCATCGACCAGAACCGGTACCTCGCGGAACTGGACGGAACCGTCACCGACGCCGAGGAGGAACAACTGAACCGCTCGCGGCGAATCGCCGAACAGATACGCAGTCTCGACTTCCCCGACGACGAGGTGGTCCACCTCGGGGGCGACGAGTACTGGCGCACGCTCGCGGAGTACGACCACCTCCAGACGGCGAGCGACCTCGCGATTCCGCGACTGCTCCTGTTCGGCGAGCGCGACTATCAGGTCACGGTCGAGGAGGACCTCCCCCGCTGGAGAGACGCGCTCGACGGCGAGTCGAACGCCACGCTCCGGCGGTACGACCGCCTCAATCACCTGTTCATGCCCGGTAGCGGGAAGCCGAACGCCGAGGAGTACTTCGAGCGCAACCACGTCGCCGAGCGCGTCGTGACCGACTTCGCGGCGTTCGTCGGTGACGCGACGGGCGTCGAAGTCGGCGTCGGTGGGACTGCAACGACCGGCGCGGATAGCACTGGCACCACCACCGAGTGA
- a CDS encoding DUF1918 domain-containing protein encodes MSFEEDDHVILHDEHSEYDGEEGQITQVMDTMFGDSTYTVSFEDGQETGIPEDSLEAVEDEE; translated from the coding sequence ATGAGCTTCGAGGAAGACGACCACGTCATCCTGCACGACGAGCACAGCGAGTACGACGGCGAAGAGGGCCAGATTACACAGGTCATGGACACGATGTTCGGCGACAGCACCTACACCGTCAGCTTCGAGGACGGACAGGAGACCGGCATCCCCGAGGACTCGCTGGAAGCCGTCGAAGACGAAGAGTAA
- a CDS encoding RNA-binding protein, giving the protein MAEVPFHYIDLRAFCYATEDDKRVEQALRTYLPDEFEIERATSEGHHGDRILVLSARVENADEMRHVLSKVAELPDAEELLDELDDRVDDNCSLFLRLDKQAAYRGGAELGEGITFRAKVEAYPAKKEAAVENAREALASL; this is encoded by the coding sequence ATGGCCGAAGTTCCGTTCCACTACATCGACCTGCGGGCGTTCTGCTACGCGACCGAGGACGACAAGCGCGTCGAGCAGGCCCTGCGGACCTACCTCCCCGACGAGTTCGAAATCGAGCGCGCGACCAGCGAGGGCCACCACGGCGACCGCATCCTCGTTCTCTCGGCGCGCGTCGAGAACGCCGACGAGATGCGCCACGTCCTCTCGAAGGTGGCCGAACTGCCCGACGCCGAGGAGTTGCTGGACGAACTCGACGACCGCGTGGACGACAACTGCTCGCTGTTCCTCCGACTCGACAAGCAGGCGGCCTACCGCGGCGGGGCCGAACTGGGCGAGGGAATCACGTTCCGCGCCAAAGTCGAGGCCTACCCCGCCAAGAAGGAGGCCGCCGTCGAGAACGCCCGCGAGGCGCTGGCGTCGCTCTGA